A window from Drosophila nasuta strain 15112-1781.00 chromosome 3, ASM2355853v1, whole genome shotgun sequence encodes these proteins:
- the LOC132791099 gene encoding uncharacterized protein LOC132791099, with amino-acid sequence MLNHKLFVCISGLLLAVLLANVNAVEEPEATLIKEVNEQNLNGAGLFKSQVEVTNGISQSSEGDVNGIKGEYLLPGRDGEPPVRVTYRADASGFHADVHEA; translated from the exons atgttgaatcaT AAACTCTTCGTCTGCATCTCTGGCCTGCTGCTTGCGGTGCTCCTGGCCAACGTGAATGCTGTCGAGGAACCGGAAGCCACGCTGATCAAGGAGGTCAACGAGCAGAATCTGAATGGAGCGGGACTCTTCAAGAGCCAGGTGGAAGTGACCAATGGCATCAGTCAGAGTTCCGAGGGTGATGTGAATGGCATCAAGGGTGAATACTTATTGCCTGGCCGAGATGGCGAGCCTCCCGTACGTGTCACCTACAGAGCTGATGCCTCGGGTTTCCATGCCGATGTGCACGAAGCGTAA
- the LOC132791098 gene encoding larval cuticle protein 4-like, producing MYKHVFVVMLLIAVSCAHDDDAHAQAHESKKEDGHGNFAYKFDITNGIGAEEEGDEHNNVHGQFHFVSKEGLPIEVSYTADENGYHPHGDSLPTPPPTPEAILKALAYIEAHPRKEPLPQLPHGHGRH from the exons ATGTACAAACAC GTCTTCGTTGTGATGCTGCTGATCGCAGTGAGCTGTGCCCACGACGATGATGCACATGCTCAGGCGCACGAGTCCAAAAAGGAGGATGGCCACGGCAACTTCGCTTATAAGTTCGACATCACCAACGGCATCGGTGCTGAGGAGGAGGGCGATGAACACAACAATGTGCATGGCCAGTTCCATTTCGTGTCGAAGGAGGGTCTGCCCATTGAGGTGTCCTACACGGCCGACGAGAACGGTTATCATCCACATGGCGACTCGTTGCCCACACCCCCGCCCACACCTGAGGCCATTCTGAAGGCGTTGGCCTACATTGAGGCGCATCCACGTAAGGAGCCACTGCCACAGCTTCCACATGGACATGGCAGGCATTAG
- the LOC132791094 gene encoding isochorismatase domain-containing protein 1 produces MALRRCHLNPKKTLFLLCDIQEKFRPGMPLFDKMVKNADKLTRAGKALDVPLIVTEHYPEKLGKTVADLDVSHAKIVLGKTYFSMMTPQVKSVIKDIFGEKPQDVVLYGLESHICVEQTAIDLREQDINVYIVADCCCSRLNQDRDLALERLRQAGCVITTSESVIFDLVRDKNNPKFDAIRRLVNTTSVDMELTRNPAKL; encoded by the exons ATGGCTTTACGACGCTGTCACTTGAACCCGAAGAAAACACTTTTCCTGCTGTGCGACATACAGGAAAAGTTCCGTCCCGGAATGCCGCTCTTCGATAAAATGGTCAAGAATGCGGACAAATTG ACGAGGGCGGGCAAAGCGTTGGATGTGCCCTTGATAGTCACCGAACATTATCCCGAGAAACTGGGCAAAACAGTTGCTGATCTCGATGTGTCGCATGCCAAGATCGTGCTGGGTAAAACCTATTTCAGCATGATGACGCCACAGGTAAAGAGTGTGATCAAGGACATCTTCGGCGAGAAGCCGCAGGATGTGGTACTCTACGGCCTGGAG TCTCACATCTGTGTGGAGCAGACTGCAATTGATTTGCGGGAACAGGACATTAATGTCTACATCGTGGCCGATTGTTGCTGCTCGCGTCTCAACCAGGATAGGGATTTGGCCCTGGAACGTTTACGCCAGGCTGGCTGTGTGATTACCACCAGCGAGAGCGTCATCTTTGATCTGGTGCGTGACAAGAACAATCCCAAATTCGATGCCATTCGTCGACTGGTGAATACCACCTCAGTGGACATGGAGCTGACACGCAATCCCGCAAAGTTGTAA